In Balaenoptera ricei isolate mBalRic1 chromosome 4, mBalRic1.hap2, whole genome shotgun sequence, the following are encoded in one genomic region:
- the PARP14 gene encoding protein mono-ADP-ribosyltransferase PARP14 isoform X3 translates to MLILLVENISGLTNDDFKVELIQDFNVAVITFQKYTDALKFVDKCVKHHSVKELQLSARLLEVTKTVRVENLPPGVDDHDLKCLFENPRNGGGRVASIECFPDESSALIEFFDSKVLDTIMTKKLDLNNMPLSVFPYYTSLGTALYGQEKPLIKLPAPFRESLDLSLWKFLQKKNHLIDKINDEMRHCHCELTLCQLGSEVIIRPAATLVSQGRQRIKTWQKDASTVFSGIRSKYTVTSFKLDSTVWDIIKDNLEDDRILTEFDALTGIATLVGKSEDVQNMEPQIKDLEGTIQEIRREEQSLKQKLAISPGRYSLLLHSGIQKHLHMECPEVEIFYDEASQHMCFKGLPADVYKVKCEIQEKVYTMAQRNIQVPPEVFQFLQQVDCAEFSKSLFIAQNILAVYELEGTTVLLTGAFSEVLLEAEKQMVSALNYKCIDIEDRQVLNSKKWKELTCSLHKKHNSSSKTVIIHEVTSETTAQVIITGCVREVNEIYDLLFDFMEKHTKIEKLIEVKPSLVINYLRAEKLLWQKIKKMNVQVIFNPENKQKGILLTGPKTKVLEGMNIVTQAWDLICVKSFHIDKPGASQFFQDKARYYKSEVRRLFGCFIELQKDEEKEGGRTGGQRCLFRTDLAPGVSLIVQQGDLTQFPVEVVVNAANEELKLTGGLAAALLKAAGPELQEDCDQIMKTRKVRILSACAVISKAGKLPYHHVIHAVGPQWRSDEAQKCVWHLKTAVKESLHLAVKHKYRSIAIPAISSRAFLFPLPQCVQTIILAIKEWFQCKQNGCSLKEIYLVDIAEKTVEAFAESAKIIFKDTLPDVASLPSLPAAVQPNLRKDHGKGASLLSPEGLRILLVKGDVQSATTDVVVNSISSDLELDRGPLSKALLQKAGQKLQEELKTAGQGVAVEVGTVIQTSGCNLHCHRVLHVVAPDWTNDKTSRKIMENIIRECLEITESLSLNSIAFPAIGTGNLGFPKNIFAELITSEVFKFSSKNQPTTLQEVCFLLHPSDHGNIQAFSDEFARRANGNFISDKIPKAEDTQGLYGTVSNPDSGVHEMKIGPIIFQVASGDIAKEEADVIVNSTSKAFNLKAGVSKAILEHAGKSVEMECSRQAQGGHRDYIITEGGLLKCKNIIHVIGGNDVKRSVSCVLQECEKQNYSSVCLPAIGTGSAKQDPDKVAAAIIDAIEDFIQKGLVQSMKKVKVVIFLPQVLDVFYANMKKREGPQPSPQQPMMSKISSFLGFSSKSPPKQTPLVLEKKTESAVFQVCGENVKSVEKVFFWIQDLIQKEQCPYTSEDECIKNFDVKEYRELNELQKKLNISISLDRERPLIEVSGITKDVIQVRNAIEDMIKRVRLSKEQEYLADRTSDFVEWQYKDDNKFHSFDKITNMQLEDAKKQKRKTIDVKINHQSYTVDLETYIATDANGKSLPVGRRTKPEVEIPLYWSDMKQQKVCVVELQPDNSEYKTVASKFNETCADFIIEKIERIQNPELWKHYQTKKNNMDAKNGQLINEKLLFHGTDADSVTLVNGKGFNRSYAGKNATAFGKGTYFAVSAHYSASDTYSRPDVNGKKRMYYVRVLTGSYTVGNKSLIVPPLKDPQNPTDSYDTVTDCVQNPNLFVVFYDYQAYPEYLITFRC, encoded by the exons ATGCTAATCTTGTTAGTGGAGAACATAAGTGGCCTGACCAATGATGACTTTAAAGTGGAATTAATACAAGATTTTAATGTTGCTGTAATTACCTTTCAAAAATATACCG ATGCGCTGAAATTTGTTGATAAATGTGTCAAGCACCATTCAGTGAAAGAACTTCAGCTTTCTGCAAGACTTCTGGAAGTGACAAAAACGGTCCGAGTTGAAAACCTGCCACCTGGTGTTGATGACCATGAtttgaaatgtttatttgaaaatcCTCGTAACGGAGGGGGAAGAGTTGCCAGCATTGAATGTTTTCCTGACGAGAGTTCAGCACTGATTGAATTTTTTGACAGCAAAG tgTTAGACACCATCATGACCAAGAAACTTGACCTCAATAATATGCCGCTCTCTGTGTTCCCGTACTATACTTCTTTGGGCACAGCCTTGTATGGACAGGAGAAGCCTCTGATCAAGCTTCCAGCACCATTCAGGGAATCACTGGATCTTTCCTTATGGAAGTTCTTGCAGAAAAAGAATCACCTGATTGACAAGATAAATGATGAAATGAGACATTGTCACTGTGAGCTAACATTGTGCCAACTCGGCAGTGAAGTGATCATCAGACCTGCAGCCACCTTAGTCAGTCAAGGAAGACAAAGAATCAAGACCTGGCAGAAAGATGCTTCTACAGTATTCTCTGGTATCAGGTCTAAGTATACAGTGACCTCATTTAAATTGGATTCAACAGTATGGGACATCATAAAAGACAATTTAGAAGATGATAGGATTTTGACTGAGTTTGATGCACTAACAGGGATTGCAACCTTAGTGGGGAAATCAGAGGATGTACAAAACATGGAGCCACAGATCAAGGACTTAGAAGGCACCATTCAAGAAATTAGAAGAGAAGAGCAAAGTCTGAAGCAAAAACTGGCCATTTCTCCAGGAAGGTATTCACTTCTGTTGCACAGCGGTATACAGAAGCATCTCCACATGGAGTGCCCAGAGGTGGAGATTTTTTATGATGAAGCCTCTCAACACATGTGCTTCAAAGGACTCCCTGCAGATGTGTATAAAGTAAAGTGTGAAATCCAGGAAAAGGTATACACCATGGCTCAGAGAAACATTCAGGTTCCCCCGGAGGTTTTTCAGTTTCTGCAACAGGTTGACTGCGCAGAATTCTCTAAGTCTCTCTTTATAGCCCAGAACATTCTTGCAGTTTATGAGCTAGAGGGCACAACTGTTCTCTTAACTGGTGCTTTTTCTGAAGTCCTGTTAGAAGCTGAAAAGCAAATGGTCAGTGCCTTAAATTATAAGTGCATTGACATTGAAGACAGGCAAGTTCTTAACAGTAAGAAATGGAAAGAGCTCACTTGCAGTTTGCATAAGAAACATAATTCCTCCTCAAAGACTGTAATAATCCATGAGGTAACTTCAGAAACCACAGCCCAGGTCATCATCACAGGCTGTGTGAGAGAAGTAAATGAAATCTATGACTTGCTTTTTGACTTCatggaaaaacacacaaaaatagagaAACTGATTGAAGTAAAGCCTTCCTTAGTTATTAATTACTTAAGGGCAGAAAAGCTATTGTggcaaaagataaagaagatgaaTGTTCAGGTAATTTTTAATCCTGAGAACAAGCAAAAAGGCATTTTACTAACTGGCCCAAAGACCAAAGTCCTGGAGGGAATGAACATTGTCACGCAAGCCTGGGATTTGATCTGTGTTAAAAGCTTCCATATTGATAAGCCAGGAGCCAGTCAGTTCTTCCAGGATAAAGCACGGTATTATAAAAGTGAGGTCAGAAGGTTATTTGGTTGTTTTATTGAACTACAGAAggatgaagaaaaggagggaggccGCACTGGTGGGCAGAGGTGCTTGTTTCGGACGGATTTAGCCCCTGGAGTCTCGCTGATTGTGCAGCAAGGAGACTTGACACAGTTTCCCGTCGAGGTGGTGGTGAACGCGGCCAATGAGGAACTCAAGCTCACGGGGGGCTTAGCTGCTGCTCTTTTAAAAGCAGCTGGCCCTGAGCTCCAAGAAGACTGTGACCAGATAATGAAGACAAGAAAGGTCAGGATCTTATCAGCCTGTGCCGTCATCTCGAAAGCAGGAAAGCTCCCGTACCACCATGTGATCCACGCAGTAGGGCCCCAGTGGAGGAGCGATGAGGCCCAGAAATGTGTGTGGCACTTAAAGACTGCTGTGAAAGAAAGTCTCCATTTGGCTGTAAAACACAAGTACCGATCCATAGCCATCCCTGCTATTAGTTCCAGAGCCTTCCTCTTTCCCCTACCCCAGTGTGTGCAGACCATTATTTTGGCCATCAAGGAATGGTTCCAGTGTAAACAGAATGGATGCAGCTTGAAAGAGATCTACCTTGTGGATATAGCTGAGAAGACTGTGGAGGCCTTTGCTGAAAGtgcaaaaattatatttaaagacaCCCTGCCTGATGTTGCTTCCCTGCCCAGTTTACCAGCAGCAGTCCAGCCCAACTTGAGAAAAGATCATGGAAAAGGAGCAAGTCTGTTGTCCCCAGAAGGCCTGAGGATCCTGTTGGTGAAAGGAGATGTGCAGAGTGCTACA ACCGATGTGGTTGTCAACTCCATTTCGTCGGATCTTGAGCTCGATAGAGGGCCCCTTTCCAAGGCCCTCTTGCAAAAAGCGGGACAGAAGCTCCAGGAGGAGCTGAAGACGGCTGGACAAGGGGTGGCTGTTGAGGTGGGCACAGTTATCCAAACCAGTGGTTGCAATCTGCACTGCCACCGTGTGCTTCACGTGGTGGCTCCGGACTGGACAAATGACAAAACATCACGCAAG ATCATGGAAAACATAATCAGAGAATGTTTGGAAATCACTGAGAGTTTGTCCTTAAACTCAATTGCATTTCCAGCAATAGGAACAGGAAATCTGGGGTTTCCTAAAAACATTTTTGCTGAATTAATCACCTCAGAAGTGTTCAAATTCAGTAGCAAGAATCAACCCACAACTTTACAAGAGGTTTGCTTTCTGTTGCACCCAAGTGATCATGGAAATATTCAG GCATTCTCAGATGAATTTGCCAGAAGGGCTAATGGAAATTTCATCAGTGACAAAATTCCCAAGGCTGAAGATACACAAG gtTTATATGGGACTGTTTCTAACCCTGATTCAGGAGTGCATGAAATGAAGATTGGGCCCATCATTTTCCAGGTAGCCTCTGGAGATATCGCCAAAGAAGAGGCAGATGTGATTGTAAATTCAACATCAAAGGCATTTAATCTCAAAGCAG GGGTCTCCAAAGCAATTTTAGAACATGCTGGGAAAAGTGTGGAAATGGAATGTTCTCGTCAAG ctCAAGGGGGCCACAGAGATTATATAATTACCGAAGGTGGATTATTGAAGTGCAAGAATATTATTCACGTCATTGGTGGAAATGATGTCAAGAGATCGGTTTCCTGTGTTTTGCAAGAGTGTGAAAAGCAGAATTACTCGTCCGTTTGCCTCCCAGccatcgggacag GAAGTGCCAAACAAGATCCAGataaggttgcagcagccataaTTGATGCCATTgaagactttattcagaaaggaTTGGTCCAGTCTATGAAAAAAGTTAAAGTTGTTATCTTTCTGCCTCAAGTACTGGACGTGTTTTATGCCAacatgaagaaaagagaaggacctcagccttctccccagcagcctatGATGTCTAAAATTTCAT cattCTTGGGCTTCTCAAGTAAATCTCCCCCAAAACAGACTCCTTtggttttagaaaagaaaacagaatcagcAGTTTTTCAGGTGtgtggtgaaaatgtaaaaagtgTAGAAAAAGTCTTCTTCTGGATACAGGATCTCATTCAAAAGGAACAGTGTCCCTACACCAGTGAAGATGAATGTATCAAAAACTTTGATGTAAAGGAATATCGGGAATTGAATGAGCTTCAGAAGAagttaaatatttccatttccttgGACCGTGAAAGACCTTTGATTGAGGTTTCTGGAATTACCAAAGATGTGATACAGGTTAGAAATGCAATTGAGGACATGATTAAGAGAGTTAGATTGTCCAAAGAACAGGAATACCTGGCAGATCGTACCAGTGATTTTGTGGAATGGCAATATAAGGACGATAACAAGTTTCATAGTTTTGACAAAATTACCAATATGCAACTGGAGgatgcaaagaaacaaaagagaaagacaattgATGTTAAAATTAATCATCAGAGCTACACAGTGGACTTGGAAACATACATTGCTACAGATGCAAACGGAAAGAGTTTACCTGTTGGGCGCCGTACAAAACCTGAAG TTGAGATCCCCTTATACTGGAGCGATATGAAGCAGCAGAAGGTCTGTGTGGTTGAGCTACAGCCTGATAATTCAGAATACAAAACTGTGGCAAGCAAGTTTAATGAGACCTGTGCAGACTTCATCATAGAGAAG ATTGAGAGGATCCAGAATCCAGAGCTCTGGAAACACTaccagacaaagaaaaacaacatgGATGCCAAAAATGGCCAATTAATAAATGAGAAGCTGCTCTTCCATGGGACAGATGCTGACTCAGTGACACTTGTCAACGGAAAAGGCTTTAACCGCAGTTATGCTGGAAAAAATG CTACGGCATTTGGAAAGGGAACCTATTTTGCTGTCAGTGCCCATTATTCTGCCAGTGATACATACTCTAGACCGGACGTAAATGGGAAGAAACGTATGTATTATGTGCGAGTACTCACTGGATCGTACACAGTTGGAAACAAGTCATTAATTGTGCCTCCTCTAAAGGACCCCCAAAATCCTACTGACTCGTATGACACTGTCACAGATTGTGTGCAAAATCCAAATTTATTTGTGGTATTTTATGACTACCAGGCTTACCCAGAGTACCTCATTACTTTtagatgttaa
- the PARP14 gene encoding protein mono-ADP-ribosyltransferase PARP14 isoform X1 — protein sequence MAASGSFPLLVEGSWGPQPPKNLSTKLQMYFQSQKRSGGGECEVRQAPGSPPRFLVLFYPDDVRQQVLARENHELVWPGKGTFKLTVLLPRATDEVQEGKMPTMESKTKERVKESDASEELDANISLNRRSEKKEDTPKDCENISSLVAFENLKANVTDKMLILLVENISGLTNDDFKVELIQDFNVAVITFQKYTDALKFVDKCVKHHSVKELQLSARLLEVTKTVRVENLPPGVDDHDLKCLFENPRNGGGRVASIECFPDESSALIEFFDSKVLDTIMTKKLDLNNMPLSVFPYYTSLGTALYGQEKPLIKLPAPFRESLDLSLWKFLQKKNHLIDKINDEMRHCHCELTLCQLGSEVIIRPAATLVSQGRQRIKTWQKDASTVFSGIRSKYTVTSFKLDSTVWDIIKDNLEDDRILTEFDALTGIATLVGKSEDVQNMEPQIKDLEGTIQEIRREEQSLKQKLAISPGRYSLLLHSGIQKHLHMECPEVEIFYDEASQHMCFKGLPADVYKVKCEIQEKVYTMAQRNIQVPPEVFQFLQQVDCAEFSKSLFIAQNILAVYELEGTTVLLTGAFSEVLLEAEKQMVSALNYKCIDIEDRQVLNSKKWKELTCSLHKKHNSSSKTVIIHEVTSETTAQVIITGCVREVNEIYDLLFDFMEKHTKIEKLIEVKPSLVINYLRAEKLLWQKIKKMNVQVIFNPENKQKGILLTGPKTKVLEGMNIVTQAWDLICVKSFHIDKPGASQFFQDKARYYKSEVRRLFGCFIELQKDEEKEGGRTGGQRCLFRTDLAPGVSLIVQQGDLTQFPVEVVVNAANEELKLTGGLAAALLKAAGPELQEDCDQIMKTRKVRILSACAVISKAGKLPYHHVIHAVGPQWRSDEAQKCVWHLKTAVKESLHLAVKHKYRSIAIPAISSRAFLFPLPQCVQTIILAIKEWFQCKQNGCSLKEIYLVDIAEKTVEAFAESAKIIFKDTLPDVASLPSLPAAVQPNLRKDHGKGASLLSPEGLRILLVKGDVQSATTDVVVNSISSDLELDRGPLSKALLQKAGQKLQEELKTAGQGVAVEVGTVIQTSGCNLHCHRVLHVVAPDWTNDKTSRKIMENIIRECLEITESLSLNSIAFPAIGTGNLGFPKNIFAELITSEVFKFSSKNQPTTLQEVCFLLHPSDHGNIQAFSDEFARRANGNFISDKIPKAEDTQGLYGTVSNPDSGVHEMKIGPIIFQVASGDIAKEEADVIVNSTSKAFNLKAGVSKAILEHAGKSVEMECSRQAQGGHRDYIITEGGLLKCKNIIHVIGGNDVKRSVSCVLQECEKQNYSSVCLPAIGTGSAKQDPDKVAAAIIDAIEDFIQKGLVQSMKKVKVVIFLPQVLDVFYANMKKREGPQPSPQQPMMSKISSFLGFSSKSPPKQTPLVLEKKTESAVFQVCGENVKSVEKVFFWIQDLIQKEQCPYTSEDECIKNFDVKEYRELNELQKKLNISISLDRERPLIEVSGITKDVIQVRNAIEDMIKRVRLSKEQEYLADRTSDFVEWQYKDDNKFHSFDKITNMQLEDAKKQKRKTIDVKINHQSYTVDLETYIATDANGKSLPVGRRTKPEVEIPLYWSDMKQQKVCVVELQPDNSEYKTVASKFNETCADFIIEKIERIQNPELWKHYQTKKNNMDAKNGQLINEKLLFHGTDADSVTLVNGKGFNRSYAGKNATAFGKGTYFAVSAHYSASDTYSRPDVNGKKRMYYVRVLTGSYTVGNKSLIVPPLKDPQNPTDSYDTVTDCVQNPNLFVVFYDYQAYPEYLITFRC from the exons ttcgGCAGCAAGTTCTGGCGAGAGAGAACCACGAGTTAGTATGGCCAGGAAAAGGAACGTTCAAGTTAACTGTCCTGTTGCCCAGAGCCACGGATGAAGTCCAGGAGGGGAAAATGCCAACAATG GAATCCAAGACCAAAGAACGTGTGAAAGAATCAG ATGCATCAGAAGAACTAGATGCAAATATCTCTCTCAATAgaagatcagaaaaaaaagaagacacccCAAAAGATtgtgaaaatatttcctctttggttGCATTTGAAAATCTCAAGGCAAATGTGACTGATAAGATGCTAATCTTGTTAGTGGAGAACATAAGTGGCCTGACCAATGATGACTTTAAAGTGGAATTAATACAAGATTTTAATGTTGCTGTAATTACCTTTCAAAAATATACCG ATGCGCTGAAATTTGTTGATAAATGTGTCAAGCACCATTCAGTGAAAGAACTTCAGCTTTCTGCAAGACTTCTGGAAGTGACAAAAACGGTCCGAGTTGAAAACCTGCCACCTGGTGTTGATGACCATGAtttgaaatgtttatttgaaaatcCTCGTAACGGAGGGGGAAGAGTTGCCAGCATTGAATGTTTTCCTGACGAGAGTTCAGCACTGATTGAATTTTTTGACAGCAAAG tgTTAGACACCATCATGACCAAGAAACTTGACCTCAATAATATGCCGCTCTCTGTGTTCCCGTACTATACTTCTTTGGGCACAGCCTTGTATGGACAGGAGAAGCCTCTGATCAAGCTTCCAGCACCATTCAGGGAATCACTGGATCTTTCCTTATGGAAGTTCTTGCAGAAAAAGAATCACCTGATTGACAAGATAAATGATGAAATGAGACATTGTCACTGTGAGCTAACATTGTGCCAACTCGGCAGTGAAGTGATCATCAGACCTGCAGCCACCTTAGTCAGTCAAGGAAGACAAAGAATCAAGACCTGGCAGAAAGATGCTTCTACAGTATTCTCTGGTATCAGGTCTAAGTATACAGTGACCTCATTTAAATTGGATTCAACAGTATGGGACATCATAAAAGACAATTTAGAAGATGATAGGATTTTGACTGAGTTTGATGCACTAACAGGGATTGCAACCTTAGTGGGGAAATCAGAGGATGTACAAAACATGGAGCCACAGATCAAGGACTTAGAAGGCACCATTCAAGAAATTAGAAGAGAAGAGCAAAGTCTGAAGCAAAAACTGGCCATTTCTCCAGGAAGGTATTCACTTCTGTTGCACAGCGGTATACAGAAGCATCTCCACATGGAGTGCCCAGAGGTGGAGATTTTTTATGATGAAGCCTCTCAACACATGTGCTTCAAAGGACTCCCTGCAGATGTGTATAAAGTAAAGTGTGAAATCCAGGAAAAGGTATACACCATGGCTCAGAGAAACATTCAGGTTCCCCCGGAGGTTTTTCAGTTTCTGCAACAGGTTGACTGCGCAGAATTCTCTAAGTCTCTCTTTATAGCCCAGAACATTCTTGCAGTTTATGAGCTAGAGGGCACAACTGTTCTCTTAACTGGTGCTTTTTCTGAAGTCCTGTTAGAAGCTGAAAAGCAAATGGTCAGTGCCTTAAATTATAAGTGCATTGACATTGAAGACAGGCAAGTTCTTAACAGTAAGAAATGGAAAGAGCTCACTTGCAGTTTGCATAAGAAACATAATTCCTCCTCAAAGACTGTAATAATCCATGAGGTAACTTCAGAAACCACAGCCCAGGTCATCATCACAGGCTGTGTGAGAGAAGTAAATGAAATCTATGACTTGCTTTTTGACTTCatggaaaaacacacaaaaatagagaAACTGATTGAAGTAAAGCCTTCCTTAGTTATTAATTACTTAAGGGCAGAAAAGCTATTGTggcaaaagataaagaagatgaaTGTTCAGGTAATTTTTAATCCTGAGAACAAGCAAAAAGGCATTTTACTAACTGGCCCAAAGACCAAAGTCCTGGAGGGAATGAACATTGTCACGCAAGCCTGGGATTTGATCTGTGTTAAAAGCTTCCATATTGATAAGCCAGGAGCCAGTCAGTTCTTCCAGGATAAAGCACGGTATTATAAAAGTGAGGTCAGAAGGTTATTTGGTTGTTTTATTGAACTACAGAAggatgaagaaaaggagggaggccGCACTGGTGGGCAGAGGTGCTTGTTTCGGACGGATTTAGCCCCTGGAGTCTCGCTGATTGTGCAGCAAGGAGACTTGACACAGTTTCCCGTCGAGGTGGTGGTGAACGCGGCCAATGAGGAACTCAAGCTCACGGGGGGCTTAGCTGCTGCTCTTTTAAAAGCAGCTGGCCCTGAGCTCCAAGAAGACTGTGACCAGATAATGAAGACAAGAAAGGTCAGGATCTTATCAGCCTGTGCCGTCATCTCGAAAGCAGGAAAGCTCCCGTACCACCATGTGATCCACGCAGTAGGGCCCCAGTGGAGGAGCGATGAGGCCCAGAAATGTGTGTGGCACTTAAAGACTGCTGTGAAAGAAAGTCTCCATTTGGCTGTAAAACACAAGTACCGATCCATAGCCATCCCTGCTATTAGTTCCAGAGCCTTCCTCTTTCCCCTACCCCAGTGTGTGCAGACCATTATTTTGGCCATCAAGGAATGGTTCCAGTGTAAACAGAATGGATGCAGCTTGAAAGAGATCTACCTTGTGGATATAGCTGAGAAGACTGTGGAGGCCTTTGCTGAAAGtgcaaaaattatatttaaagacaCCCTGCCTGATGTTGCTTCCCTGCCCAGTTTACCAGCAGCAGTCCAGCCCAACTTGAGAAAAGATCATGGAAAAGGAGCAAGTCTGTTGTCCCCAGAAGGCCTGAGGATCCTGTTGGTGAAAGGAGATGTGCAGAGTGCTACA ACCGATGTGGTTGTCAACTCCATTTCGTCGGATCTTGAGCTCGATAGAGGGCCCCTTTCCAAGGCCCTCTTGCAAAAAGCGGGACAGAAGCTCCAGGAGGAGCTGAAGACGGCTGGACAAGGGGTGGCTGTTGAGGTGGGCACAGTTATCCAAACCAGTGGTTGCAATCTGCACTGCCACCGTGTGCTTCACGTGGTGGCTCCGGACTGGACAAATGACAAAACATCACGCAAG ATCATGGAAAACATAATCAGAGAATGTTTGGAAATCACTGAGAGTTTGTCCTTAAACTCAATTGCATTTCCAGCAATAGGAACAGGAAATCTGGGGTTTCCTAAAAACATTTTTGCTGAATTAATCACCTCAGAAGTGTTCAAATTCAGTAGCAAGAATCAACCCACAACTTTACAAGAGGTTTGCTTTCTGTTGCACCCAAGTGATCATGGAAATATTCAG GCATTCTCAGATGAATTTGCCAGAAGGGCTAATGGAAATTTCATCAGTGACAAAATTCCCAAGGCTGAAGATACACAAG gtTTATATGGGACTGTTTCTAACCCTGATTCAGGAGTGCATGAAATGAAGATTGGGCCCATCATTTTCCAGGTAGCCTCTGGAGATATCGCCAAAGAAGAGGCAGATGTGATTGTAAATTCAACATCAAAGGCATTTAATCTCAAAGCAG GGGTCTCCAAAGCAATTTTAGAACATGCTGGGAAAAGTGTGGAAATGGAATGTTCTCGTCAAG ctCAAGGGGGCCACAGAGATTATATAATTACCGAAGGTGGATTATTGAAGTGCAAGAATATTATTCACGTCATTGGTGGAAATGATGTCAAGAGATCGGTTTCCTGTGTTTTGCAAGAGTGTGAAAAGCAGAATTACTCGTCCGTTTGCCTCCCAGccatcgggacag GAAGTGCCAAACAAGATCCAGataaggttgcagcagccataaTTGATGCCATTgaagactttattcagaaaggaTTGGTCCAGTCTATGAAAAAAGTTAAAGTTGTTATCTTTCTGCCTCAAGTACTGGACGTGTTTTATGCCAacatgaagaaaagagaaggacctcagccttctccccagcagcctatGATGTCTAAAATTTCAT cattCTTGGGCTTCTCAAGTAAATCTCCCCCAAAACAGACTCCTTtggttttagaaaagaaaacagaatcagcAGTTTTTCAGGTGtgtggtgaaaatgtaaaaagtgTAGAAAAAGTCTTCTTCTGGATACAGGATCTCATTCAAAAGGAACAGTGTCCCTACACCAGTGAAGATGAATGTATCAAAAACTTTGATGTAAAGGAATATCGGGAATTGAATGAGCTTCAGAAGAagttaaatatttccatttccttgGACCGTGAAAGACCTTTGATTGAGGTTTCTGGAATTACCAAAGATGTGATACAGGTTAGAAATGCAATTGAGGACATGATTAAGAGAGTTAGATTGTCCAAAGAACAGGAATACCTGGCAGATCGTACCAGTGATTTTGTGGAATGGCAATATAAGGACGATAACAAGTTTCATAGTTTTGACAAAATTACCAATATGCAACTGGAGgatgcaaagaaacaaaagagaaagacaattgATGTTAAAATTAATCATCAGAGCTACACAGTGGACTTGGAAACATACATTGCTACAGATGCAAACGGAAAGAGTTTACCTGTTGGGCGCCGTACAAAACCTGAAG TTGAGATCCCCTTATACTGGAGCGATATGAAGCAGCAGAAGGTCTGTGTGGTTGAGCTACAGCCTGATAATTCAGAATACAAAACTGTGGCAAGCAAGTTTAATGAGACCTGTGCAGACTTCATCATAGAGAAG ATTGAGAGGATCCAGAATCCAGAGCTCTGGAAACACTaccagacaaagaaaaacaacatgGATGCCAAAAATGGCCAATTAATAAATGAGAAGCTGCTCTTCCATGGGACAGATGCTGACTCAGTGACACTTGTCAACGGAAAAGGCTTTAACCGCAGTTATGCTGGAAAAAATG CTACGGCATTTGGAAAGGGAACCTATTTTGCTGTCAGTGCCCATTATTCTGCCAGTGATACATACTCTAGACCGGACGTAAATGGGAAGAAACGTATGTATTATGTGCGAGTACTCACTGGATCGTACACAGTTGGAAACAAGTCATTAATTGTGCCTCCTCTAAAGGACCCCCAAAATCCTACTGACTCGTATGACACTGTCACAGATTGTGTGCAAAATCCAAATTTATTTGTGGTATTTTATGACTACCAGGCTTACCCAGAGTACCTCATTACTTTtagatgttaa